The sequence GAGGAGCTGCCGGGCCGCCGGCGCACGGACCCCGCGGACCATTTCGACCGGGAGGACTGGGCCAGGGCGGCGGCCCTCGGGCTCACCGGGCTGTGCCTGCCCGAGGAGGCCGGCGGCGGCGGGCTCGGCGCCCTGGACACCGCGCTGTGCCTGGAGGCGTTCGGCCAGGGCTGCCTGGACACCGGGCTGGCCTTCGGGGTCGCCGCCCATCTGCTGGCCTGCGCGGTGCCGGTACGGGACTTCGCCGGCGCCGAGGTGCGGGAGGAGCTGCTGAAGGGCCTGGCCACCGGCTCGCTGATCGCGTCCAACGCGATCACCGAGGACGGTGCGGGCTCCGACACCGCCCGGCTGGAGATGACCGCCCGGCGCGACGGCGACTGCTACGTGATCGACGGCGTGAAGTCGTTCGCGAGCAACGCCCCGCTGTCTGACGTGATCGTCACCTACGCCGTCACCGAGCCCGAGGCGGGGTTCCTCGGCACCAGCGGGTTCGCCGTCCCGCGCGAGCTGCCCGGGCTGAGCGTCGGCCCGCCGCTGGAGAAGATGGGCCTGCACGGCTGCCCGGCCGGCCGGATCACCTTCGACGGGGTCCGGGTTCCCGCCCGCTATCTGCTGGGCGGCGAGGGCCAGGGCCGGGCGATCTTCCAGCACTCCATGGGCTGGGAACGGGCCTGCCTGTTCGCGATCTACCTGGGAGTGATGACGTACCAGCTGGAGCGGTGCGTCGCCCATGTCCGGTCGCGCAAGCAGTTCCGCCGCAGGCTGGCCGACTTCCAGGCCGTCTCGCACAAGATCTCGGTGATGTCGGAGCGGCTGGAGGGGGCGCGGCTGCTGCTGTACCGCGCCTGCTGGCTCACCGACCAGGGCACCGCCGACGCCGGTGCCGTGTCGCTGGCCAAGGTCGCGGTCTCCGAGGCCGCCGTCGCCAACGCCCGGGACGCGGTCCAGGTCTTCGGCGGCATCGGCTACCTCGCCTCCACCGGCATCGAGCAGCAGCTGCGCGACGCCGTGCCCAGCACGCTCTTCTCCGGCACCACCGAGATCCACCGGAGCGTCATCGCGAGGGAGAGAGGCTTGTGAACCTGCACGAGCTGGTCATTCGATCCGCCCGGCGCCATCCGGAGCGGCCGGCCCTCGCGGGCCCGGACCGGGAGCTGAGCTACCGGGAACTCGACCGCGCGGCGAACGCCTACGCCCGGCTCCTCGCCGGGGCCGGGGTGGGCCACGGGGACCGGGTCGTCCTGTGGGGCGACAAGTCGCCCTCGGTCGTGGTGGCGATGCAGGCGGTGCTGCGCCTGGGCGCCGTCTACGTGCCCCAGGACGGCACGGCCCCCCTCGGCAGGGTCGCCACCGTGGCCCGCGACTCGGGCGCCCGGGTGGTGTGCGCGACGGGGACCCGGCTGACGGAGGTCCGCGCGGCGCTCGGCGGCGTCGCGGCGCTCGACCTGGAGGCCGGCCCGCCCGGCGACGAGGCCGCGCCGCCGGTCGACACGGAGGTGAAGCCGGACGACCCGGCCTTCGTCCTCTACACCTCCGGCTCCACCGGGACGCCGAAGGGCGTGAGCATCAGCCACCGCAACGCCCGTGCCTTCGTCGACTGGGCCGTGGACCTGCTCGGCGCGGGCCCCGAGGACCGCTTCGCCAACCACGCGCCGCTCGTCTTCGACCTGTCGGTGCTGGACCTGTACGCCGCCTTCTCGGCCGGCGCCTCGGTCCGCCTGGTCCCGGCCGCGCTGGCCTACGCGCCCGGCGAGCTGGTGGAGTTCCTGCACCGGGAGCGGATCACCGTCTGGTACTCGGTGCCCTCGGCGCTGATCCTGATGATCCGCGGCGGCGGGCTGCTGGACCGGCCCGCTCCCGCCGGACTGCGGGCGCTGCTGTTCGCCGGGGAGCCGTTCCCGGTCGCCCACGTCCGCCGCCTGGCCGCCTGGACCGACGCCCGCCTGCTCAACCTCTACGGCCCGACCGAGACGAACGTGTGCACCTGGCACGAGGTCGTCCCGGCCGACCTGGAGCGCGACCGGCCGGTGCCGATCGGCAGGGCCGCGAGCGGCGACGAGGTGTGGGCCAGGACCGACGCCGGCACCGTCGCCGGGCCGGGCGAGCAGGGCGAACTGATCGTCACCGGACCGACGGTGATGCTCGGTTACTGGGGCCGCACGCCGTGCTCCGGCGAGTACGCCACCGGCGACATCGTCACCGTGCTGCCCGACGGCTCCTTCGACTACGCCGGCCGCCGCGACCACGCGGTGAAGATCCGCGGCCACCGGATCGAACTCGGCGAGATCGAGACCACCTGCAACACCCACGACGCCGTGGAGAACGCGGCCGTCGTCGTGGCCGGCGAGGGCATGGACGCCCGGCTGATCGCCTTCGTCGTCCCCGTGGCCGGCGCCCGGCCC comes from Streptomyces sp. SCL15-4 and encodes:
- a CDS encoding acyl-CoA dehydrogenase family protein translates to MDFALTTEQQRRRDRLLAAIREELPGRRRTDPADHFDREDWARAAALGLTGLCLPEEAGGGGLGALDTALCLEAFGQGCLDTGLAFGVAAHLLACAVPVRDFAGAEVREELLKGLATGSLIASNAITEDGAGSDTARLEMTARRDGDCYVIDGVKSFASNAPLSDVIVTYAVTEPEAGFLGTSGFAVPRELPGLSVGPPLEKMGLHGCPAGRITFDGVRVPARYLLGGEGQGRAIFQHSMGWERACLFAIYLGVMTYQLERCVAHVRSRKQFRRRLADFQAVSHKISVMSERLEGARLLLYRACWLTDQGTADAGAVSLAKVAVSEAAVANARDAVQVFGGIGYLASTGIEQQLRDAVPSTLFSGTTEIHRSVIARERGL
- a CDS encoding amino acid adenylation domain-containing protein, which encodes MNLHELVIRSARRHPERPALAGPDRELSYRELDRAANAYARLLAGAGVGHGDRVVLWGDKSPSVVVAMQAVLRLGAVYVPQDGTAPLGRVATVARDSGARVVCATGTRLTEVRAALGGVAALDLEAGPPGDEAAPPVDTEVKPDDPAFVLYTSGSTGTPKGVSISHRNARAFVDWAVDLLGAGPEDRFANHAPLVFDLSVLDLYAAFSAGASVRLVPAALAYAPGELVEFLHRERITVWYSVPSALILMIRGGGLLDRPAPAGLRALLFAGEPFPVAHVRRLAAWTDARLLNLYGPTETNVCTWHEVVPADLERDRPVPIGRAASGDEVWARTDAGTVAGPGEQGELIVTGPTVMLGYWGRTPCSGEYATGDIVTVLPDGSFDYAGRRDHAVKIRGHRIELGEIETTCNTHDAVENAAVVVAGEGMDARLIAFVVPVAGARPGALALRRHLAERLPSYMIADHVHLLADLPRTRNGKIDRPALVRRHLSLSKGRS